The following are encoded in a window of Acidobacteriota bacterium genomic DNA:
- a CDS encoding histone deacetylase, translating to MNYGIVLDLAFTDHAVPPGHPERPDRIRSIVNSLQSWPRLEELKRIDPRPAREEWIEAVHGASHLARISGTQGRSHVQLDPDTHTGPHSYEVALLAAGSAVDLTERLLQGRIDCGFVLARPPGHHAESARAMGFCLFNNVAVAAQWALRQEGLERVAVVDFDVHHGNGTQEIFYSRSDVLYISTHQHPLYPGTGAFQERGRGQGQGYTLNFPMPAGCGNDFYLSLFDDLLIPQLLNYRPDLILVSAGFDAHASDPLAGMKVDEAGFAQMCVRLNQASRRACKGRILYFLEGGYDLQALASSVRASIGATLDESGLLAADPPEGYAGYASRARRELGL from the coding sequence ATGAACTACGGCATCGTTCTCGACCTGGCCTTTACCGACCATGCCGTGCCCCCGGGTCATCCCGAGCGTCCCGACCGCATCCGCTCCATCGTCAACTCCCTGCAAAGCTGGCCCCGCCTCGAGGAATTGAAGCGCATCGATCCGCGCCCGGCGCGGGAAGAATGGATCGAGGCGGTGCACGGCGCCAGCCACCTGGCCCGAATCAGCGGGACCCAGGGGCGTTCCCACGTGCAGCTTGATCCCGACACTCACACCGGTCCCCATTCCTACGAAGTGGCCCTGCTGGCGGCGGGCAGCGCGGTCGATTTGACCGAGCGGCTCCTGCAGGGCCGAATCGACTGCGGATTCGTGCTGGCGCGCCCGCCGGGACATCACGCCGAAAGCGCCCGGGCCATGGGATTCTGCCTCTTCAACAACGTTGCCGTGGCGGCTCAATGGGCGCTGCGCCAAGAGGGACTGGAGCGGGTGGCCGTGGTCGATTTCGACGTCCACCACGGTAACGGAACCCAGGAAATCTTCTACTCGCGTTCCGACGTCCTCTACATCTCCACCCATCAACACCCGCTTTACCCCGGGACCGGAGCCTTCCAGGAACGGGGCCGAGGCCAGGGACAGGGCTACACCCTGAACTTCCCCATGCCGGCGGGCTGCGGCAACGATTTCTACCTGAGCCTCTTCGACGACCTGCTCATCCCTCAACTCCTCAACTACCGGCCCGACTTGATCCTGGTTTCAGCCGGCTTCGACGCCCACGCCTCCGATCCGCTGGCCGGAATGAAGGTAGACGAGGCAGGATTCGCCCAGATGTGCGTCCGCCTCAACCAGGCCTCGCGCCGGGCCTGCAAAGGCCGCATCCTCTACTTTTTGGAGGGCGGATACGATCTCCAGGCTTTGGCCTCCAGCGTCCGCGCCAGCATCGGGGCCACCCTGGATGAAAGCGGGCTTTTGGCCGCCGATCCGCCCGAGGGATACGCCGGGTACGCCTCGCGCGCCCGCCGCGAGTTGGGACTCTAG
- a CDS encoding tetratricopeptide repeat protein — MDKISKLRRFIEKKPEDPFPRYGLAMEYKRLERNAEAIEAFGDLLERFPDYTAAYYHYAGTLVRAGRQEEALQTYRRGMEVADANGDAHAKEELEAAMNEIADE; from the coding sequence ATGGACAAGATCAGCAAACTCCGGCGGTTCATCGAGAAAAAGCCCGAGGACCCTTTTCCGCGCTACGGCCTGGCCATGGAATACAAACGCCTTGAACGCAACGCGGAGGCCATCGAGGCCTTCGGCGACCTGCTCGAGCGCTTTCCGGACTATACCGCGGCCTACTACCACTACGCTGGAACCCTGGTCCGCGCGGGACGGCAAGAAGAGGCCTTGCAGACCTACCGCCGGGGGATGGAAGTCGCCGACGCCAATGGCGATGCCCACGCCAAGGAAGAGCTGGAAGCGGCCATGAACGAGATCGCCGATGAGTAA
- a CDS encoding thiazole synthase — translation MSQDPLIIAGREFSSRLFVGTGKYENFEIMRRAHEASGSQVVTVAVRRVDLKMGTGRSLLDFIDRERMLILPNTAGCYSAEEAVRYARLGREAGLSNWVKLEVIGDEKTLFPDNEELLKATEILVKEDFVVLPYTNDDPVVCRKLEDLGAAAVMPLGAPIGSGMGIQNPNNIRIILEQAGVPVIVDAGVGTASDATLAMELGVDGVLMNTGIAGAQDPLSMARAMRLAVEAGRLAFKAGRIPKKLYASASTTLEGMLAKG, via the coding sequence ATGTCTCAAGATCCATTGATCATCGCGGGACGCGAGTTCAGTTCCCGTCTCTTCGTGGGGACGGGCAAGTACGAGAATTTTGAAATCATGCGCCGGGCCCATGAGGCCAGCGGATCGCAGGTTGTGACGGTAGCGGTGCGCCGCGTCGATCTGAAGATGGGAACGGGCCGTTCGCTGCTCGACTTCATCGACCGCGAGAGAATGCTTATTCTGCCCAACACCGCCGGTTGCTACAGCGCCGAAGAGGCCGTCCGCTATGCCCGGCTGGGACGCGAGGCGGGACTCTCCAACTGGGTTAAGCTCGAGGTGATCGGCGACGAAAAGACGCTCTTCCCCGACAACGAAGAGTTGCTCAAGGCTACCGAGATCCTGGTCAAGGAAGATTTCGTCGTGCTCCCCTACACCAACGACGATCCGGTGGTTTGCCGCAAGCTGGAAGACCTGGGAGCGGCGGCGGTGATGCCCCTGGGGGCGCCCATCGGGTCGGGCATGGGGATCCAGAATCCCAACAATATCCGCATTATTCTGGAGCAGGCGGGCGTACCCGTCATCGTGGACGCGGGAGTAGGAACCGCCTCCGACGCCACCCTGGCCATGGAGCTGGGAGTCGACGGAGTGCTCATGAACACCGGCATTGCCGGCGCCCAGGATCCGCTTTCCATGGCCCGCGCCATGCGTCTGGCGGTGGAAGCCGGACGCCTGGCCTTCAAGGCGGGACGCATTCCCAAGAAGCTCTACGCCAGCGCCAGCACCACCCTGGAAGGGATGCTGGCCAAAGGTTGA
- the aroB gene encoding 3-dehydroquinate synthase yields the protein MHEVGVELGERSYRILIGEGLLEQAGQALERAGIRPPSLFLVTNSRVEELYAGALKKGLSDRFQLSTILIPEGETHKSLETCQLIWTRLIEERADRGSLVLAMGGGVTGDIAGFAAASYLRGIDYVHVPTTLLAQVDSSVGGKTGVNHPLGKNLIGAFHQPRLVLIDPLTLKTLPRRDLRSGLYEVIKYGLIRDQGFFDFFADRLDALLALESEPLQQAVARSCQIKAEVCSQDEREGDLRRILNLGHTFGHALESATQYRRLTHGEAVGYGLKAAAVLSRELGRIDSGSCARVLETVDRIGPRPAVDDISFKTLREAMQRDKKRVSGRLHFVVLDRIGKAAVTSEVTSRQLERSWQEAVDG from the coding sequence ATGCACGAAGTCGGCGTCGAGTTGGGAGAGCGCAGCTACCGCATCCTTATCGGGGAAGGGCTGCTGGAGCAGGCGGGGCAGGCCTTGGAGAGGGCCGGCATCCGGCCGCCAAGCCTGTTTCTGGTCACCAACTCAAGGGTCGAGGAACTCTACGCAGGGGCCTTGAAGAAAGGATTGAGTGACCGCTTCCAGCTCAGCACCATTCTCATCCCGGAGGGAGAAACTCACAAGAGCCTGGAAACCTGCCAGCTCATCTGGACTCGCCTGATCGAAGAGCGGGCCGACCGGGGCTCGCTGGTGCTGGCCATGGGAGGCGGGGTGACCGGCGACATCGCCGGATTCGCCGCCGCCAGCTATCTGCGCGGAATCGACTATGTGCACGTTCCCACCACGCTGCTGGCGCAGGTGGACAGTTCGGTGGGGGGCAAGACCGGCGTCAACCATCCCCTGGGCAAGAATCTCATCGGAGCCTTTCACCAGCCCCGTCTGGTGCTGATCGATCCGCTCACGCTGAAGACCCTGCCCCGGCGCGATCTCCGCTCGGGACTCTATGAAGTCATCAAGTACGGCTTGATCCGCGATCAAGGCTTCTTCGACTTCTTCGCCGACCGGCTGGATGCCCTTCTGGCCCTTGAAAGCGAGCCCCTGCAGCAAGCTGTTGCCCGAAGCTGCCAGATCAAGGCCGAGGTGTGTTCGCAGGACGAACGCGAAGGTGACTTGCGGCGCATCCTCAACCTGGGCCATACCTTCGGGCACGCCCTGGAGTCCGCCACTCAGTACCGGCGTCTGACTCACGGAGAAGCCGTGGGTTACGGCCTCAAAGCCGCTGCCGTCCTTTCCCGCGAGTTGGGCCGCATCGACTCAGGCTCCTGCGCCCGCGTGCTGGAAACCGTTGACCGCATCGGTCCCCGTCCCGCCGTCGACGACATCTCCTTCAAGACCTTGCGCGAGGCCATGCAGCGCGACAAAAAGCGGGTTTCGGGACGTCTTCACTTCGTCGTTCTCGACCGCATCGGGAAAGCCGCCGTGACATCCGAGGTCACCTCCCGGCAGCTTGAGAGGTCCTGGCAGGAAGCCGTCGACGGCTAA
- a CDS encoding DUF3857 domain-containing protein has protein sequence MYLTRIHLRFFLILLALFCQSLPAQVQPWEGEPFQASPQEILLAYRQLNPPADSKAWYLLRSFSTALDEEGRITRSEHEVYAVLEQSAVDVFSVVETGYQPWHQKTPTIRARVITPDGVERQLDPSTIADTPAHENSSQIFNDSRVLRAPLPGVAPGSIVEVLTEVAESRPAFAQGTQRSIHLHAYHPVRRARAEISYPKQVPLRYRLYQFPQLKDERQEGEDRTRLLFEAESLDPVEYPEPYLPPEHSRYPVIVFSTGQSWHDLARSYHQIIEKQIADLPSHSLLEQAAASDQRQLIEQIRQAVSAKVRYTGIEFGESSIVPWTPRETVERQYGDCKDQATLLVSELRRHQIPAWVALLRTGPDFDVVPELPGLGRFDHAIVYVGGEADLWIDPTDPFSRAGHLPPPDEGRWALIASPESDDLVKTPASSGDDNREEIFLEYHLSDLGKGRAREVTVYRGSRESEMRRLMDDYSAEEEREMLESYGESAFASQDLSYQFSDPRDFSQPFRLQLEMAQAGTIVTSRQDAAVSIGLSELYDHLPMSLRRIGDDEKEEGRQDELVLHPPVSAEVRITVHIPPGFEPAELPATLDEQWGEAASFRRSFSLDGEQTLTGQVALRLHKRRLSPEDVAEFRKGFQEMEDQLLLQFHQRGETLLAGGEVKEALAEFRSLIEAQPDNGLHRARVANALITVGLGDAARREIAEAVELSPDVAHVHAIRSTVFQHDLVGRHMTGQFDLAQALDGAREAARLAPDDANLTVMEPILMSYNEQGVQFGEGVDARAFLEASLAWKEEFDNSTLDGNIYIGHLMTGRFEELRDLLEGDDSLLGRSYWLTALAKIEGVPAAAAKAQRVLPNSEERQQVFHTAANRLLLIRSYPEAAEMYRILATASAEPASVLGLVQGLRRTERGEDMALPPQEPESVIKKLILASRRDQLEQDVAAQLISPSSRELETAIKGTTDTFRQVIQSMAKQMQTLPQVAADFVVSFAQFARRGDPEIGFRLQNLTAAQGSQGTICVSRYQDTYMIVLGTDPINAMGREALYRLQQGEFEVAKQWLKWALEELPKDSKVRSLVEDEDDLDRRQARALALALAAGDPPLPSEWVLEGLQELLREDAWTPQQRNVLSRYATAQLAVLERWQEVLDSFSEDAYSGDEEDQGRRVKVAALRALGRFEEGHALIEEALQADPRDADLLRISATLYMHEGKFEEALRIHRQIIERGDAVAGDFNNLAWLKLVQGEVDQEALNWGQRAVQGGGNYASLHTLASLYADQGAVSEAHSLLLQARDKDFLRDLAPSDWFVLGQIAEHLDLPQVARDYYSKVEQEDEISAVSTYRLAQRRLQALSTE, from the coding sequence ATGTACCTAACTCGAATCCATCTTCGCTTCTTCTTGATCCTGCTGGCGCTGTTTTGCCAGTCGCTCCCGGCCCAGGTGCAACCCTGGGAAGGAGAGCCTTTCCAGGCCTCGCCTCAGGAGATCCTGCTGGCCTACAGGCAGTTGAATCCTCCGGCCGATTCCAAGGCCTGGTACCTGCTGCGCTCGTTTTCCACCGCCCTTGACGAAGAAGGCCGCATCACGAGAAGCGAGCACGAGGTTTACGCAGTCCTCGAACAGAGTGCGGTGGACGTCTTCTCGGTCGTGGAGACGGGCTACCAGCCCTGGCACCAGAAGACTCCCACCATCCGGGCACGCGTCATCACTCCCGACGGAGTTGAGAGGCAGCTCGATCCGTCCACCATCGCCGACACCCCGGCTCATGAAAACAGCTCCCAGATCTTCAATGACTCCAGAGTGTTGCGGGCGCCCCTGCCGGGCGTGGCGCCGGGTTCTATCGTGGAAGTCCTGACCGAGGTCGCGGAGTCGCGTCCGGCTTTTGCTCAGGGAACCCAGCGCTCCATCCACCTTCACGCCTACCATCCGGTCAGGCGGGCCCGGGCGGAGATCAGCTATCCCAAACAGGTCCCGCTGCGCTACCGCCTGTATCAGTTTCCCCAGTTGAAAGACGAACGGCAGGAGGGAGAGGACCGCACCCGTCTCCTCTTCGAGGCCGAGAGCCTGGACCCCGTCGAGTATCCCGAACCCTATCTCCCGCCCGAGCACTCCCGCTACCCGGTCATCGTCTTCTCGACGGGCCAATCCTGGCACGATCTGGCCCGCTCCTATCATCAGATCATTGAAAAGCAAATCGCCGACCTGCCGTCCCATTCTTTGCTCGAGCAAGCGGCGGCTTCCGATCAGCGCCAACTGATCGAACAGATCCGCCAGGCCGTCTCCGCCAAGGTCCGTTACACGGGCATCGAGTTCGGAGAGTCCTCCATCGTCCCCTGGACGCCGCGTGAGACCGTGGAACGGCAGTACGGGGACTGCAAGGATCAGGCCACTCTGCTGGTGTCGGAGCTTCGCCGCCACCAGATCCCGGCCTGGGTGGCCTTGCTGCGCACGGGACCGGACTTCGACGTGGTGCCCGAGTTGCCGGGCCTGGGACGTTTCGATCACGCCATCGTCTACGTAGGAGGCGAAGCCGACCTGTGGATCGACCCCACCGACCCCTTTTCCCGCGCTGGACACCTCCCGCCGCCGGACGAAGGGCGCTGGGCCCTGATCGCCTCGCCCGAAAGCGATGACCTGGTGAAGACACCCGCCTCCTCGGGCGACGACAACCGTGAGGAAATCTTCCTCGAATACCATCTCAGCGATCTGGGCAAAGGGCGGGCCAGGGAGGTCACCGTCTACCGCGGCAGCCGGGAAAGTGAAATGCGCCGACTGATGGACGACTACTCGGCCGAGGAAGAGCGCGAGATGCTGGAAAGCTATGGCGAAAGCGCATTCGCTTCCCAGGACCTCAGCTACCAGTTCAGCGACCCGCGCGATTTTTCCCAGCCCTTCCGCCTGCAGCTCGAGATGGCCCAGGCGGGCACTATCGTAACCTCCCGCCAAGACGCGGCGGTGTCGATCGGATTGTCCGAACTTTACGACCATCTCCCCATGAGCTTGAGACGCATCGGAGATGACGAAAAAGAGGAGGGGCGCCAAGACGAGTTGGTTTTGCATCCTCCTGTTTCGGCGGAGGTCCGGATCACCGTCCACATCCCGCCGGGGTTCGAACCGGCTGAACTGCCTGCCACCTTGGATGAGCAATGGGGCGAAGCGGCCTCCTTCCGCCGCTCTTTCAGTCTCGACGGCGAGCAGACGCTGACGGGCCAGGTGGCCTTGCGCCTGCACAAGCGGCGTCTCTCGCCCGAGGACGTGGCCGAGTTCCGTAAGGGCTTCCAGGAGATGGAGGACCAACTGCTCCTGCAATTCCATCAGCGGGGCGAAACGCTGCTGGCGGGAGGAGAAGTTAAAGAAGCCCTGGCCGAGTTTCGGAGCCTGATCGAGGCCCAGCCCGACAACGGGCTCCACCGCGCCCGCGTCGCCAACGCCCTCATCACAGTTGGGCTGGGAGATGCAGCACGCCGCGAAATCGCCGAGGCGGTCGAGCTTTCCCCCGACGTCGCCCACGTTCACGCCATCCGTTCCACCGTCTTCCAGCACGACCTTGTGGGGCGACACATGACGGGACAATTCGATTTGGCACAGGCTCTGGATGGAGCCCGCGAGGCGGCCCGGCTGGCCCCTGACGACGCCAATCTCACCGTCATGGAGCCCATTCTGATGAGCTACAACGAGCAGGGGGTGCAGTTCGGAGAGGGCGTGGACGCCCGGGCTTTTCTAGAGGCGAGCCTGGCCTGGAAAGAAGAGTTCGACAACAGCACTCTCGACGGCAACATCTACATCGGACACCTGATGACGGGCCGCTTTGAAGAGCTGAGAGATCTCCTGGAAGGCGACGATTCGCTGCTTGGTCGATCCTATTGGCTGACGGCGCTGGCCAAGATCGAAGGCGTCCCCGCCGCCGCCGCCAAGGCGCAGCGCGTCCTGCCCAACAGCGAGGAAAGGCAGCAGGTCTTTCACACCGCAGCCAACCGCCTGCTGCTCATACGTTCCTATCCTGAGGCAGCGGAAATGTACCGCATCCTTGCCACCGCCTCGGCGGAGCCGGCAAGCGTGCTGGGCCTGGTACAGGGGTTGCGCCGCACGGAGCGCGGCGAGGACATGGCGCTGCCGCCGCAAGAGCCTGAGTCAGTGATCAAAAAGCTCATCCTGGCCAGCCGCAGAGATCAGCTCGAGCAGGATGTGGCAGCTCAACTGATATCGCCTTCTTCCAGGGAGCTCGAAACAGCCATCAAAGGCACGACTGACACCTTCCGGCAAGTGATCCAGTCGATGGCCAAGCAGATGCAGACGCTGCCCCAGGTTGCAGCCGACTTCGTGGTCTCCTTCGCCCAATTCGCCAGGCGGGGGGATCCCGAGATCGGTTTCCGCCTCCAGAATCTGACGGCAGCTCAGGGCTCACAGGGCACCATCTGCGTCAGCCGCTACCAGGACACCTACATGATCGTGTTGGGAACTGACCCGATCAACGCCATGGGCCGGGAAGCCCTTTACCGCCTCCAACAAGGGGAATTCGAAGTGGCCAAGCAATGGTTGAAGTGGGCCCTGGAGGAGCTCCCCAAAGACTCTAAGGTCCGATCGCTGGTCGAGGATGAGGACGATCTCGACAGGCGTCAGGCCAGAGCCTTGGCCTTGGCCCTCGCGGCCGGAGATCCGCCTCTTCCCTCCGAATGGGTGCTGGAAGGCTTGCAGGAACTGTTGCGTGAAGACGCCTGGACGCCGCAGCAGAGGAACGTCCTGTCGCGATACGCGACGGCGCAGTTGGCGGTGCTCGAGCGCTGGCAGGAAGTTCTCGATTCCTTTTCCGAGGACGCCTACTCGGGAGACGAGGAAGATCAGGGACGCCGGGTCAAAGTGGCGGCTCTGAGGGCTCTGGGCCGCTTTGAAGAGGGTCACGCCCTGATCGAGGAGGCGCTCCAGGCCGATCCCCGCGATGCCGATCTCCTGCGCATCTCCGCCACTCTCTACATGCATGAGGGCAAGTTCGAGGAGGCGCTGCGCATCCACCGTCAGATCATCGAAAGAGGCGATGCCGTGGCCGGCGACTTCAACAACCTGGCCTGGCTCAAGCTGGTGCAGGGAGAGGTGGATCAAGAGGCTTTGAACTGGGGTCAACGAGCGGTCCAGGGCGGCGGAAACTACGCCTCCCTGCACACCTTGGCCTCCCTCTACGCCGACCAGGGTGCGGTCAGCGAGGCTCACAGCCTGCTGCTTCAAGCCCGCGACAAGGATTTTCTCAGGGACCTGGCGCCCAGTGATTGGTTCGTTCTGGGACAGATCGCCGAACACCTCGACCTGCCCCAGGTGGCGCGAGACTACTATTCCAAAGTCGAGCAGGAGGACGAGATTTCGGCCGTTTCGACCTATCGGTTGGCCCAGCGCCGCCTTCAAGCGCTGTCGACGGAATGA